One stretch of Vicia villosa cultivar HV-30 ecotype Madison, WI unplaced genomic scaffold, Vvil1.0 ctg.000941F_1_1, whole genome shotgun sequence DNA includes these proteins:
- the LOC131632447 gene encoding uncharacterized protein LOC131632447: MARPFEELKHINDSKELWKIAVRIHHKWTVVSKNKEHFEMILCDKEGCDIQCRVPTMYKQAFDSVLMVNSTYTISNFQVSLNDMLFKPTEHKFLLTFTGGTSVTDINKHDIPPKPLNFTPFAEILTGKWKKDVLIDVIGMVSEIGYTQIQAGNKKQQINLVLKDLCNNILNCTLWEGYAMQFHEFQKQRKDLSSPTVIVLQFAKVKEEGLLSFLFLDRHV; the protein is encoded by the exons ATGGCGAGACCATTTGAGGAACTGAAACACATTAACGACTCAAAGGAGCTGTGGAAAATTGCTGTTCGAATCCATCACAAATGGACCGTTGTTTCGAAGAACAAGGAACATTTTGAGATGATACTATGCGATAAAGAG GGATGTGATATTCAATGTAGAGTTCCTACTATGTATAAACAAGCTTTTGATTCGGTGTTGATGGTCAATAGCACATATACAATATCTAACTTCCAGGTATCCTTGAATGATATGTTGTTCAAACCTACCGAACACAAATTCCTGTTGACTTTCACTGGTGGCACTTCTGTAACTGACATAAACAAGCATGACATACCTCCTAAACCCCTGAACTTCACACCTTTTGCTGAAATTCTAACTGGGAAATGGAAGAAGGATGTTTTAATAG ATGTCATAGGAATGGTCTCGGAAATTGGCTACACCCAGATTCAAGCTGGAAACAAGAAGCAACAGATAAATTTGGTCTTGAAGGATTTATG CAATAACATCCTTAATTGTACATTGTGGGAAGGATACGCTATGCAGTTTCATGAAttccaaaaacaaagaaaagatcTTTCTTCACCAACTGTTATTGTTTTGCAATTCGCTAAAGTAAAAGAGGAAGGTCTCTtgtcttttctttttcttgatcGCCATGTTTAG